A region of Kineococcus rhizosphaerae DNA encodes the following proteins:
- the rplL gene encoding 50S ribosomal protein L7/L12, which yields MAKLSTEELIDAFKELTLIELSEFVKQFEETFDVTAAAPVAVAAAGGAAGGAAAPAEEEKDEFDVVLTAAGDKKIGVIKEVRALTSLGLKEAKDLVDGAPKPVLEKVNKETAEKAKAQLEGAGATVELK from the coding sequence ATGGCGAAGCTCAGCACCGAAGAGCTCATCGACGCGTTCAAGGAACTGACCCTGATCGAGCTCTCCGAGTTCGTGAAGCAGTTCGAGGAGACCTTCGACGTCACCGCTGCGGCCCCCGTGGCCGTCGCGGCCGCCGGTGGCGCTGCGGGCGGCGCTGCCGCCCCGGCCGAGGAGGAGAAGGACGAGTTCGACGTCGTCCTCACCGCCGCCGGTGACAAGAAGATCGGCGTCATCAAGGAGGTCCGCGCGCTGACCTCCCTCGGCCTCAAGGAGGCCAAGGACCTCGTCGACGGCGCCCCCAAGCCCGTCCTCGAGAAGGTCAACAAGGAGACCGCCGAGAAGGCGAAGGCGCAGCTCGAGGGCGCCGGCGCCACCGTCGAGCTCAAGTGA
- the rplJ gene encoding 50S ribosomal protein L10: MPKPRNIAAVKEITALFKASNAAVLTEYRGLSVAQITNLRTALGPDTTYAVLKNTLTSIAAKEAGVTAFEGQLSGPSAIAFITGDPVEAAKGLRDFAKSNPQLIVKSGVLDGRAISAADVNALADLESREVLLAKVAGVLKASQSKAAALFQAPLSKTVRTVEALREKQAGAEAA, encoded by the coding sequence GTGCCGAAGCCCAGGAACATCGCGGCCGTGAAGGAGATCACGGCTCTGTTCAAGGCGTCCAACGCCGCCGTGCTCACCGAGTACCGGGGGTTGTCCGTCGCGCAGATCACCAACCTGCGCACGGCGCTGGGTCCTGACACGACCTACGCGGTCCTCAAGAACACGCTGACCAGCATCGCTGCGAAGGAAGCCGGCGTCACGGCTTTCGAGGGGCAGCTGTCCGGCCCCTCCGCGATCGCCTTCATCACCGGTGACCCGGTGGAGGCGGCCAAGGGTCTGCGTGACTTCGCGAAGTCCAACCCCCAGCTGATCGTCAAGAGCGGCGTGCTCGACGGTCGCGCGATCAGCGCTGCCGACGTGAACGCCCTGGCCGACCTGGAGAGCCGCGAGGTCCTCCTCGCCAAGGTCGCCGGTGTGCTCAAGGCGTCCCAGTCCAAGGCCGCGGCCCTGTTCCAGGCCCCGCTGTCGAAGACCGTCCGCACCGTGGAAGCGTTGCGGGAGAAGCAGGCCGGCGCCGAAGCCGCCTGA
- the rplA gene encoding 50S ribosomal protein L1, with product MKRSKAYRAAVEKIDTDELYAPLDAVKLARETSTVKYDATVEVAFRLGVDPRKADQMVRGTVNLPHGTGKTARVLVFAVGDRAAQAEAAGADIVGGDELIDEVAKGRLDFDAAVATPDLMGKVGRLGKVLGPRGLMPNPKTGTVTMDVAKAVTEIKGGKIEFRTDKHANLHFIIGKASFADDQLVENYAAALDEVLRLKPSASKGRYLKKATITTTMGPGIPVDPALTRNLTGEATSA from the coding sequence GTGAAGCGCAGCAAGGCCTACCGCGCAGCCGTCGAGAAGATCGACACCGACGAGCTGTACGCCCCGCTGGACGCCGTCAAGCTGGCCCGCGAGACGTCGACCGTCAAGTACGACGCGACCGTCGAGGTCGCGTTCCGCCTCGGCGTCGACCCCCGCAAGGCCGACCAGATGGTCCGCGGCACCGTCAACCTGCCGCACGGCACCGGCAAGACCGCCCGCGTGCTGGTCTTCGCCGTCGGTGACCGCGCCGCGCAGGCCGAGGCCGCCGGCGCCGACATCGTCGGTGGCGACGAGCTCATCGACGAGGTGGCCAAGGGCCGCCTCGACTTCGACGCCGCGGTCGCGACGCCGGACCTCATGGGCAAGGTCGGTCGTCTGGGCAAGGTGCTGGGCCCCCGCGGCCTGATGCCGAACCCGAAGACCGGCACCGTGACCATGGACGTCGCCAAGGCCGTCACGGAGATCAAGGGCGGGAAGATCGAGTTCCGCACCGACAAGCACGCCAACCTGCACTTCATCATCGGCAAGGCCTCGTTCGCCGACGACCAGCTCGTCGAGAACTACGCCGCCGCCCTCGACGAGGTGCTGCGCCTGAAGCCGTCGGCGTCCAAGGGTCGCTACCTGAAGAAGGCCACGATCACGACGACGATGGGCCCCGGCATCCCGGTGGACCCGGCCCTCACCCGCAACCTGACGGGCGAGGCCACCAGCGCCTGA
- the rplK gene encoding 50S ribosomal protein L11: protein MPPKKKVAGLIKLQIKAGQATPAPPIGPALGQHGVNIMEFCKAYNAQTESQRGNVIPVEITVYEDRSFTFITKTPPAAELIKKAAGVEKGSGEPHVKKVANLTTAQVREIAEQKLQDLNAKDVDMAARIIAGTARSMGITVSD from the coding sequence ATGCCCCCCAAGAAGAAGGTCGCCGGTCTCATCAAGCTCCAGATCAAGGCCGGCCAGGCGACCCCGGCCCCGCCGATCGGCCCCGCGCTCGGTCAGCACGGCGTGAACATCATGGAGTTCTGCAAGGCGTACAACGCGCAGACCGAGTCCCAGCGCGGCAACGTCATCCCGGTCGAGATCACGGTCTACGAGGACCGCTCGTTCACCTTCATCACCAAGACCCCGCCGGCCGCCGAGCTCATCAAGAAGGCTGCGGGCGTGGAGAAGGGCTCCGGCGAGCCCCACGTGAAGAAGGTCGCGAACCTGACCACCGCGCAGGTCCGCGAGATCGCGGAGCAGAAGCTCCAGGACCTCAACGCCAAGGACGTCGACATGGCCGCGCGCATCATCGCCGGCACCGCCCGTTCCATGGGCATCACCGTCTCCGACTGA
- the nusG gene encoding transcription termination/antitermination protein NusG: MSEQWGPSDDEQSDDPFVATRSYDAEDVAADVEADAEAADEQVADTPDAPVGDVLGAPEGDEAGDVDAPLEDGSAEDAPEDGAAAGDDEALDPGEGDVDETEEFRKKLRRLPGEWFVIHSYAGYENRVKTNLETRMTSLNMEDYIFQVEVPMEEVVEVKNGQRKNVRRVRIPGYVLVRMDLTDESWGAVRHTPGVTGFVGNTHQPVPLSQDEIFSMLAPTLAPKPAKAGEKTASGGTATAAPARVVDFEVGESVTVMEGPFETLPATISEISADRQKLTVLVSIFGRETPVELNFNQVAKI, encoded by the coding sequence GTGTCGGAGCAGTGGGGTCCCTCGGACGACGAGCAGTCGGACGACCCGTTCGTCGCGACCCGGTCCTACGACGCCGAGGACGTGGCCGCCGACGTGGAGGCCGACGCCGAAGCTGCCGACGAGCAGGTTGCCGACACCCCCGACGCTCCCGTCGGTGACGTCCTGGGCGCGCCCGAAGGGGACGAGGCCGGTGACGTCGACGCTCCGCTGGAGGACGGGTCCGCCGAGGACGCCCCCGAGGACGGGGCGGCAGCCGGCGACGACGAGGCGCTCGACCCCGGTGAGGGCGACGTCGACGAGACCGAGGAGTTCCGCAAGAAGCTGCGGCGCCTGCCCGGCGAGTGGTTCGTCATCCACTCCTACGCCGGGTACGAGAACCGCGTGAAGACCAACCTCGAGACCCGCATGACCTCCCTCAACATGGAGGACTACATCTTCCAGGTCGAGGTGCCCATGGAAGAGGTCGTCGAGGTCAAGAACGGGCAGCGCAAGAACGTCCGCCGCGTCCGCATCCCCGGCTACGTCCTCGTCCGCATGGACCTGACCGACGAGTCGTGGGGCGCCGTCCGGCACACCCCGGGCGTCACCGGCTTCGTCGGCAACACGCACCAGCCCGTCCCGCTGTCCCAGGACGAGATCTTCTCGATGCTCGCCCCGACGCTGGCGCCCAAGCCCGCCAAGGCGGGGGAGAAGACCGCGTCCGGCGGCACCGCGACGGCGGCCCCGGCCCGGGTCGTGGACTTCGAGGTCGGCGAGTCCGTCACGGTCATGGAGGGCCCCTTCGAGACCCTCCCGGCGACCATCTCGGAGATCTCCGCCGACCGCCAGAAGCTCACCGTGCTGGTCTCGATCTTCGGCCGCGAGACCCCGGTCGAGCTCAACTTCAACCAGGTCGCCAAGATCTGA
- the secE gene encoding preprotein translocase subunit SecE — protein MSQTTKAVADPAEARKRTGLLLFLRQVVEELRKVVWPSRRELLSYTGVVLVFVVVMMLFVSLLDYGIGKLILLVFGS, from the coding sequence GTGAGCCAGACGACGAAGGCCGTGGCGGACCCCGCCGAGGCCAGGAAGCGCACCGGCCTGCTGCTGTTCCTGCGCCAGGTCGTGGAGGAGCTGCGCAAGGTCGTGTGGCCGAGCCGGCGCGAGCTGCTCAGCTACACCGGAGTCGTCCTCGTCTTCGTCGTGGTCATGATGCTCTTCGTCTCCTTGCTGGACTACGGCATCGGCAAGCTCATCCTGCTGGTGTTCGGGTCCTGA